From the genome of Lotus japonicus ecotype B-129 chromosome 6, LjGifu_v1.2, one region includes:
- the LOC130725015 gene encoding uncharacterized protein LOC130725015, translated as MFRRTSFPAVLGYSDADWARCTNTRRSTYGYAIFLGDNLLSWSAKKQPTVARSSCESEYRAMANTASELVWLLNLLHELRVRNRLSFDNTSSFSPSLPRTLQILQRNPKPSPSPSICSLHLCKFHPRSHSPSRSVAYLPLEVEPTPNFPTNYRSLGGGSGLEEPRRDRGCVGDSWGQYSEAGIPLELGLVGRQVICRFTTPLDLSSLFDSTLCHRRSPPWLPSSTTPLSSTTVCPPSPPFSSPLSISNSGTLKEDSLLVSFDLVSSNQFQTFKEVDTKLDGKIDLEEWKELVVKRPSYLFRMLNAMEGLQIFNGLECEIACSSSKVSYVLDTDDVLYRTRSKRKVAKSSNISPSLTVPWLIMICK; from the exons ATGTTTCGTCGTACCTCTTTCCCCGCTGTCCTTGGTtatagtgatgctgattgggctcgTTGCACGAACACTCGCCGCTCCACTTATGGTTATGCTATTTTTCTTGGTGATAATCTCTTGTCTTGGAGTGCCAAGAAACAGCCTACTGTTGCTCGCTctagttgtgaatctgagtaCCGAGCTATGGCTAATACTGCTTCTGAGCTAGTTTGGTTgcttaatcttcttcatgagcTTCGTGTTCG CAATAGGTTGAGTTTTGATAATACCTCGTCATTTTCCCCCTCCCTCCCACGCACTCTCCAAATTCTTCAGAGAAACCCTAAACCCTCCCCTTCTCCATCGATCTGTTCTCTCCATCTCTGCAAATTTCACCCTCGATCCCACTCTCCCTCTCGATCTGTTGCCTACTTGCCTCTTGAAGTTGAACCCACGCCCAATTTTCCTACGAATTATAGAAGCCTGGGTGGTGGCTCAGGCCTTGAAGAACCTCGGCGAGACAGAGGTTGTGTCGGCGATTCTTGGGGGCAATATTCTGAGGCTGGGATTCCTCTCGAGTTGGGGCTGGTTGGTAGGCAAGTCATTTGTCGATTCACCACTCCACTCGATCTTTCTTCTCTCTTCGATTCTACTCTCTGTCACCGACGCTCTCCTCCATGGTTGCCCTCCTCCACCACGCCGCTCTCCTCCACCACCGTTTGCCCTCCTTCACCGCCGTTTTCCTCTCCTCTGTCGATTTCAA ATTCTGGAACGCTGAAAGAGGATTCTCTTCTGGTTTCGTTTGATTTAGTCAGTTCCAATCAATTTCAG ACATTCAAAGAAGTTGATACAAAGCTTGATGGGAAGATTGACTTGGAAGAATGGAAAGAACTTGTCGTGAAGCGTCCATCTTATTTATTTAGAATGCTAAAT GCTATGGAAGGACTACAAATTTTTAATGGTCTGGAGTGTGAGATAGCTTGCAGTTCTTCGAAG GTGTCATATGTTTTAGATACCGACGATGTCTTATATCGAACGAGAAGTAAAAGAAAGGTAGCAAAGTCTTCGAATATTAGTCCAAGCCTCACGGTTCCATGGCTCATAATGATATGTAAATAG